A stretch of DNA from Allomeiothermus silvanus DSM 9946:
CGCGGTAAGGGGGGTCTTCCGCGATGACCCCAGGACCCGCGAGGAGTTCATGAGCCTGATCCACTGAACCATGTATCCCCGTCGCCACGGCGAGGTGTAGTTTCGCCGAGCGCAGCGAGGGGTGGCGAGATCCGGGGAATTATAGCCTCCCACACTCTCCTCTTCTCTAAACCGACAACGAAGAAGCCCGTTGTTTTGAGGTCTGCTCTGAGACTAGGGCGGTTGGCGTAACGGCCGCAGCGGATCACTCACCCGATACAGCAGCTACGCTGCAAGGCTGGGTTGGTTTTTCGTAAACCCGAAAGGCGCTGATCGGCCAACATAGAGTCCTTCCGTTGTATCAGAAACTAGACTTTCCAACCGCAAAACCACCTCCTAGCTCGAGGGTTTTCCTATTGCCGTGACCCCCCTCGTTACCTGAGTGTTGCGCCTACCAATCGGGGGTCAAACCAGCGTAACGATTCTCACAAGTACCGTGGGTATGGGCCTAGAGAGGCTTAACGGGGAGTTAACGGCCCAAGCCCTATGGTTATCCTCGTATACCTGGTCGAGGTGACTATGCTGCCTGATAAGCTCTCCCACACTGCATTTGCAACGGAAAAACCTGTGATCCTGGCGCTTATTCCGGCCTACAACGAGGAACGTTTCATTGCCAGCGTAGTGCTCGAGACCAAAAAATATGCCACCCACGTGATCGTAGTGGACGACGGCTCCAGCGACCGCACCGCCGAATTGGCGCTAGCCGCCGGAGCGCAGGTAGTAGGGCAGCCTAAAAACATGGGCAAGGCCCAGGCTTTGAACGCGGGCTTTCGGGCCGCCCGGCTCTTGAACCCCGACGTGGTGGTCTGCCTGGACGGCGACGCCCAACACGACCCGGTAGACATTCCCCAGGTGATCAGGCCGATCCTCGAGGGCCAGGCCGATGTGGTAATCGGCTCGCGCTTCCTGGGCCGCAAGAGCAAGATTCCCGGCTGGCGCATCGTCGGCCAACACACCCTGACCCTGGTCACCAACCTTGCCTCAGGTATCAAAACCACCGACAGCCAGTCGGGGTTCCGGGCTTTCTCGCCCTTGGCCCTCAAGGCCCTGCGCTTCCACACCGCGGGCCTCTCGGTGGAGTCGGAGATGCAGTTCACCATCCAGCAGGCTGGGCTGCGGGTCGCCGAGGTACCGATCTCGGTTTCCTACATGGACGGCAACAAGCGCAACCCAGTAGTCCAGGCCCTGCAAATCCTCGATGCCATCCTTAGCTTGGTGGCCCGGCGACGGCCTCTGCTCTTCTTCGGGTTTCCAGGCTTACTCTGTGCTGGTCTGGGCATTCTGGTGGGGCTACGGGTGGTACAGACCGTTACCGCAGGAGGCGAAGTCCCGCTAGGTAGCGCAGTGCTGGCCGATCTTTTATTGGTCGGCGGGATGATCTTGGGCCTAGCCGGGGTGATGCTCCACTCCATCCACCACTTTGTCACCCAGGTGCGGCGCGAGGTACGCGACGTAGTCGAGACATCGCTCCGCGGCGACAGCCGGGAGACCGGCCAAGCCCGGCCGTTGGAAACCCAGGAAATCCCTCCGGCCAAGAAGGAACAGCTCGCTTAGTCGGCGAGTCGGCGGAATGTGGTCGGGAGAATCCAGCCTGACCCCCGCGGATAACTCTATGATCGAACCCAACCCCCAGCCCGAACCCATCCTTGCGCCCCAAGCAGGCCCGGTGCCCGAGCTGAGTGTGGTCCTGGTCTCGTACGAAAGCCGCACAGACCTCGAGCGCCTCCTTCCCACTGTCTTTACTCAGGGTTTGGAGCTAGAGGTGCTGGTAGTAGACAACCATCCCGGCGACGGAACCGCCGACTGGCTGCGGATAGCCTACCCCTCCGTCCGGGTCATCCCTCGCCCTGACAACCCCGGCTACGCGGGAGGAAACAATACCGGGATCACCGAAGCCAGGAGCCGTTACGTCTTGATTTTGAACCCCGATACCGAACTCCACCCCGGAGCCCTGGGGGTTCTGCTCGAGGCCATTCGGGCCCACCCCCAGGCCCTCATCGGGGCTAAGCTGCTGAATCCGGATGGCACGGTAAACGCTGCAGGAAACCAGATGCACTACTCGGGTATCACCACCTGCCGGGGTCTGCTCGCCCCCGCCGAGCGCCACCGAGGGCTCGAGCCGGTTCCGCTTCTTTCGGGCGCAGCCTTGATTGCCGCCAAAGAAACCTGGGTCGAGCTGGGGGGCTTTGACGAGGATTACTGGATGTATCTCGAGGACACTGACCTCTCGCTGCGGGCTAGGCTGCGTGGGTATCCCTTGTTGTGTGCCAACGATGCCCTCATCACCCACCACTACCGGCTGGGGATGAATTCCCGGAAGTTCTACTACCTCGAGCGCAATCGTCTTCTCACCCTCTGCAAGGTCTACCAGGAGCGCACCCTGCGCCAGATGGCCCCGGCCCTCCTCCTCACCGAGTTCGCCACCTGGGGCTTCGCCCTCCTGAAAGGCCCTGCCTACCTGGCTGCCCGCTGGCGGGGCTATACCTGGCTGTACCGCAACCGCGAGCGCATCCGGCAGAAGCGGGCCGAGGTGCAAAAGACCCGGGTGATCCCCGATGCAACTTTGCTCGAGGACGCCCTCACCCACCTGCCCTTCGAGCAACTTACCAACCCCCCTTTAGCTGGACTCCTAGACCGTCTGACCCGCCCGCTCTACGCCCTTTTGCGTCCCCGGATGGATAAGTCGGGTCTGGGGAGGGCAGCATGAACGAAACGCTGGTTACCCCACCTAGCTGGTCAGCTCTCCCCCGACCCCTGCGCATCGCCCACGTCACCGCGACGTTTCCCCCCTACTGGGCTGGAACCGGCAACGTCGCTTATCACAACGCCCGACTCATGCATGAACGGGGGCACCACATCACGGTGTTCACCGCCCAGACCTCCGGCGAGAAGTATATTTCGCCGCCAAGCGGGGTGGCCCTGACCTTCCCCTTCCGGGTAGTGCGGCTTCCCGCCCCGTTTCGGCTGGGGAACGCCCCCTTTACGCCGGGGCTGCCATCCAGGCTCCAGGGCTTCGACCTGATCCACCTGCACTACCCCTACATCTTTGGAGCCGAACTGGCCTGGCTGGCTTCTCGGCTCTACCGTACCCCACTCCTTTTCACCTACCACAACCGCTTGCAAGAGCACACCCCGGTCAAACGAGAACTCTTCGGGCTCTACAACGCGCTCATCGAGCCGCTGATCTTCTTGAGCGCAAGCCGCATCCTGGCCGTGCGCAAAGAACACCTGCTAGCCCAGCACCCGGGTTTGCGCAAAGACCCACGGGTGCGGGAAGCCTCCAACGGGGTGGACACAAGGCTTTTTAGCCCCGGCGATCCCCTCGAGGCCCGCCGAGCGCTGGGTGTTTCCGCGCAGACCCCGGTAGCCCTCTTCGTGGGAGCACTCGACCCCGCCCATCGCTTCAAGAACGTGGACGGCCTGATCCGGGCCTTCGCCCGGGTGAGGGTTCCCGCCGCTGAGCTTTGGGTCGTCGGGGAGGGCGGGTTGCGGGCGGAACTCGAGGGTTTGGCGGGTCAACTCGGCCTGAAAGAGCGGGTGCGCTTCCTGGGAAAGCGCACCCCCGACGAA
This window harbors:
- a CDS encoding glycosyltransferase family 2 protein — translated: MLPDKLSHTAFATEKPVILALIPAYNEERFIASVVLETKKYATHVIVVDDGSSDRTAELALAAGAQVVGQPKNMGKAQALNAGFRAARLLNPDVVVCLDGDAQHDPVDIPQVIRPILEGQADVVIGSRFLGRKSKIPGWRIVGQHTLTLVTNLASGIKTTDSQSGFRAFSPLALKALRFHTAGLSVESEMQFTIQQAGLRVAEVPISVSYMDGNKRNPVVQALQILDAILSLVARRRPLLFFGFPGLLCAGLGILVGLRVVQTVTAGGEVPLGSAVLADLLLVGGMILGLAGVMLHSIHHFVTQVRREVRDVVETSLRGDSRETGQARPLETQEIPPAKKEQLA
- a CDS encoding glycosyltransferase family 2 protein; this translates as MIEPNPQPEPILAPQAGPVPELSVVLVSYESRTDLERLLPTVFTQGLELEVLVVDNHPGDGTADWLRIAYPSVRVIPRPDNPGYAGGNNTGITEARSRYVLILNPDTELHPGALGVLLEAIRAHPQALIGAKLLNPDGTVNAAGNQMHYSGITTCRGLLAPAERHRGLEPVPLLSGAALIAAKETWVELGGFDEDYWMYLEDTDLSLRARLRGYPLLCANDALITHHYRLGMNSRKFYYLERNRLLTLCKVYQERTLRQMAPALLLTEFATWGFALLKGPAYLAARWRGYTWLYRNRERIRQKRAEVQKTRVIPDATLLEDALTHLPFEQLTNPPLAGLLDRLTRPLYALLRPRMDKSGLGRAA
- a CDS encoding glycosyltransferase family 4 protein translates to MNETLVTPPSWSALPRPLRIAHVTATFPPYWAGTGNVAYHNARLMHERGHHITVFTAQTSGEKYISPPSGVALTFPFRVVRLPAPFRLGNAPFTPGLPSRLQGFDLIHLHYPYIFGAELAWLASRLYRTPLLFTYHNRLQEHTPVKRELFGLYNALIEPLIFLSASRILAVRKEHLLAQHPGLRKDPRVREASNGVDTRLFSPGDPLEARRALGVSAQTPVALFVGALDPAHRFKNVDGLIRAFARVRVPAAELWVVGEGGLRAELEGLAGQLGLKERVRFLGKRTPDELPALYRAADVSVLPSTGVESFGLVLIESLACATPVIASALPGVRTLVTDGVDGHLVAPGDELALAEALELRLRERKAGQAMGQKGREKVLRLYDWEVIGEQLEHLYREVVSEWSLRFS